One genomic window of Deinococcus radiotolerans includes the following:
- a CDS encoding extracellular catalytic domain type 1 short-chain-length polyhydroxyalkanoate depolymerase: MNRAALLSLPLLLAACAQAPSSPLSSPLHAQATGTTTTGSATGAGVTRNYTLYTPTAGAGAARPLVVMLHGCTQSPADFAAGTRMNDLADTQGFLVVYPEQPSSANQNKCWNWFDPAHQARGQGEPAAIKAVVDAVKGKVNVDAARVYVAGLSAGAAMSVIMGATYPDVFSGIGVASGLEFKAATSSSAAFTAMNSGGPNPDAQGTAAYAAMGTFKRTVRTIVFHGSSDYTVYPVNGDQVAAQWVQTNDLADDGQDNGSRSTAQVTTRSGTVSGGRAYSVKTFAGGVVEQWSVTGMGHAWSGGSTAGSYTDPKGPDASAELWRFFSAGTSGGGGTAPDTTAPVVSVSPAPGTYVGPLTVTLSLNEPGTVYATTDGSDPASSATRVTLAGGGSVTLVGSGTVRASAVDTAGNASAPQAYAYTLTAAPDTAVSFSSVAAQDGYVAANTPSATTGGYVVASGGIGVGDNADAPWKSVLSFDTSSLPDGATVTGATLTVRYSFAPNGNPWAGGATLGVDVRSGCLGATCALGTDDFAAAVTAAGVASFAAPAGTAAGTTLSAPLNASGLAAINRAGSTQLRLAFTGGTARSNGLSDYLTLGEGTQVTLNVTYR, translated from the coding sequence ATGAATCGCGCCGCCCTGCTGTCTTTGCCGCTCCTGCTGGCTGCCTGCGCGCAGGCTCCGTCCTCTCCCCTGTCGTCCCCACTGCACGCTCAGGCGACCGGTACTACGACCACCGGCAGCGCGACGGGGGCAGGCGTGACCCGCAACTACACGCTGTACACGCCCACGGCCGGGGCGGGTGCGGCGCGGCCCCTAGTGGTCATGTTGCACGGCTGCACGCAGTCCCCGGCGGATTTCGCGGCGGGCACGCGCATGAACGACCTCGCGGACACGCAGGGGTTCTTGGTCGTGTACCCGGAGCAGCCGTCGAGCGCCAACCAGAACAAGTGCTGGAACTGGTTCGATCCGGCGCATCAGGCGCGCGGGCAGGGGGAACCGGCGGCGATCAAGGCGGTCGTGGACGCCGTGAAGGGCAAGGTGAACGTGGACGCCGCGCGGGTGTACGTGGCGGGCCTGTCGGCAGGCGCAGCCATGAGCGTGATCATGGGGGCCACGTACCCGGACGTGTTCAGCGGCATCGGCGTCGCGTCGGGACTGGAGTTCAAGGCGGCCACGAGTTCCTCGGCGGCGTTCACGGCGATGAACAGCGGCGGGCCGAACCCGGACGCGCAGGGGACGGCGGCGTACGCCGCGATGGGGACCTTCAAGCGGACGGTGCGGACCATCGTGTTCCATGGCAGCAGCGATTACACGGTGTACCCGGTGAACGGCGATCAGGTGGCGGCGCAGTGGGTGCAGACGAACGACCTCGCGGACGACGGGCAGGACAACGGCAGCCGCAGCACGGCGCAGGTGACGACGCGTTCGGGCACGGTCAGCGGAGGCCGGGCGTACAGCGTGAAGACCTTCGCGGGCGGCGTGGTCGAGCAGTGGTCGGTGACCGGCATGGGGCACGCCTGGAGTGGCGGGAGTACCGCCGGGTCGTACACGGATCCGAAAGGGCCGGACGCAAGCGCGGAGCTGTGGCGTTTCTTCAGCGCCGGGACGTCGGGTGGGGGCGGCACGGCGCCGGACACGACCGCGCCGGTCGTGAGCGTGTCGCCCGCGCCGGGCACGTACGTGGGGCCGCTGACGGTCACGCTGTCCCTGAACGAGCCGGGCACGGTGTACGCCACCACGGACGGCAGCGACCCGGCCAGTAGTGCCACGCGGGTGACGCTGGCGGGCGGCGGGAGCGTCACGCTGGTGGGCAGCGGCACGGTGCGGGCGTCCGCGGTGGACACGGCGGGGAACGCGTCGGCCCCGCAGGCGTACGCGTACACGCTGACGGCCGCGCCGGACACGGCGGTGTCGTTCAGTTCGGTGGCGGCGCAGGACGGGTACGTGGCGGCGAACACGCCGTCCGCCACGACCGGCGGGTACGTGGTGGCGTCGGGTGGGATCGGCGTGGGGGACAACGCGGACGCCCCGTGGAAGAGCGTGCTGTCGTTCGACACGTCCAGCCTGCCGGACGGCGCGACCGTGACCGGCGCGACCCTGACGGTACGCTACAGCTTCGCGCCGAACGGGAACCCCTGGGCGGGCGGCGCCACGCTGGGGGTCGACGTGCGGAGCGGCTGCCTGGGCGCCACCTGCGCGCTGGGCACGGACGACTTCGCGGCGGCCGTCACGGCGGCAGGTGTCGCCTCCTTCGCGGCCCCTGCGGGCACGGCGGCGGGCACCACCCTCAGCGCGCCGCTGAACGCCTCTGGGCTCGCGGCAATCAACCGGGCGGGCAGCACGCAGCTGCGCCTCGCCTTCACGGGCGGCACGGCGCGCAGCAACGGCCTGAGCGACTACCTCACGCTGGGCGAAGGCACGCAGGTCACGCTGAACGTCACGTACCGCTGA
- a CDS encoding ABC transporter ATP-binding protein: protein MTRPDTDAYQKGFDAHLVRRILNYVRPYMPLVIGGVLLALLISLASPLFALIQRHAIDAYLSPLAQGQATSRDALLSGLTTTALAYMGLKVVEFALQYGFVLTIGYLGQNVLRDIRADVFGKLQRLHLAYFDQNPVGRLITRVTSDVDAINQFITGGLVSLIQSTFIIVVYVVIMLSVNWRLALISFTVLPVLFLATRFFQTRLRDSFRVTRTQQAIVNSKLNENITGMLTVQLFGRQKRSALDFNLSNRALLSANENSVKWFSLFMPVVAVLGQVAVALILYFAARQILGVDGVVAGAITVGTLFAFVQLSQQLFQPIQDLADVFNNLQAAMASSERIFGVLDTEEAIQDKPGAQTLPDFQGRVTFDQVWFAYDQDVSESTADTDDRWILRGIDLDIQPGESVALVGATGAGKTSVTALVSRFYDVQRGAVKVDGLNVRDLQQHDLRKHVGVVLQDVFLFAGTIESNLTLNNPEIPHERVVEACRYVGVHDYILSLEHGYQTEVRERGATLSTGQKQLLAFARALIQNPDILLVLDEATANVDTETELRIQAALERVMRGRTSIIIAHRLSTIEHCDRIVVMRKGRIVEQGSHRQLLDKGGYYARLHRLQYAQGDAAD, encoded by the coding sequence CCGCCCCGATACCGACGCCTACCAGAAGGGCTTCGACGCCCACCTCGTGCGGCGCATCCTGAACTACGTCCGCCCCTACATGCCACTCGTGATCGGCGGGGTGCTGCTGGCCCTGCTGATCTCACTGGCCTCACCGCTGTTCGCGCTGATCCAGCGGCACGCCATCGACGCGTACCTCTCGCCCCTCGCGCAGGGGCAGGCCACCAGCCGCGACGCCCTCCTGAGCGGCCTGACCACCACCGCCCTGGCCTACATGGGCCTGAAGGTCGTGGAGTTCGCGCTGCAGTACGGGTTCGTCCTGACCATCGGCTACCTGGGCCAGAACGTCCTGCGCGACATCCGCGCCGACGTGTTCGGCAAGCTCCAGCGGCTGCACCTCGCGTACTTCGACCAGAACCCCGTTGGGCGCCTGATCACCCGCGTGACCAGCGACGTGGACGCCATCAACCAGTTCATCACCGGCGGTCTGGTCAGCCTGATCCAGAGCACCTTCATCATTGTCGTGTACGTCGTGATCATGCTCAGCGTGAACTGGCGCCTGGCGCTGATCTCGTTCACGGTGCTGCCGGTCCTGTTCCTCGCCACCCGCTTCTTCCAGACCCGCCTGCGCGACTCGTTCCGCGTGACCCGCACCCAGCAGGCCATCGTGAACAGCAAACTGAACGAGAACATCACCGGCATGCTCACCGTGCAGCTGTTCGGCCGGCAGAAACGCAGCGCGCTGGACTTCAACCTCAGCAACCGCGCCCTGCTGAGCGCGAACGAGAACAGCGTCAAGTGGTTCTCGCTGTTCATGCCCGTCGTGGCCGTGCTCGGCCAGGTCGCCGTGGCGCTGATCCTGTACTTCGCCGCCCGGCAGATTCTCGGCGTGGACGGCGTGGTCGCCGGGGCCATCACGGTCGGGACGCTGTTCGCGTTCGTGCAGCTCTCGCAGCAGCTGTTCCAGCCCATCCAGGACCTCGCGGACGTGTTCAACAACCTCCAGGCGGCCATGGCCAGCAGCGAACGCATCTTCGGCGTGCTCGACACCGAGGAAGCCATCCAGGACAAGCCCGGCGCGCAGACGCTGCCGGACTTCCAGGGCCGCGTCACCTTCGACCAGGTCTGGTTCGCGTACGACCAGGACGTCAGCGAGAGCACCGCCGACACCGACGACCGCTGGATCCTGCGCGGCATTGACCTCGACATCCAGCCCGGCGAGAGCGTCGCTCTGGTCGGCGCGACCGGCGCGGGCAAGACCAGCGTCACCGCCCTGGTCAGCCGCTTCTACGACGTGCAGCGCGGCGCGGTGAAGGTGGACGGCTTGAACGTCCGCGACCTACAGCAGCACGACCTGCGCAAACACGTGGGCGTCGTACTGCAGGATGTGTTCCTGTTCGCGGGCACCATCGAGAGCAACCTCACGTTGAACAACCCCGAGATTCCCCACGAGCGCGTCGTGGAAGCCTGCCGCTACGTCGGCGTACACGACTACATCCTCAGCCTCGAACACGGCTACCAGACCGAGGTGCGCGAACGCGGCGCGACCCTGTCCACCGGGCAGAAGCAGCTGCTGGCCTTCGCCCGCGCGCTGATCCAGAACCCGGACATCCTGCTCGTCCTTGACGAGGCCACCGCCAACGTGGACACCGAGACCGAACTGCGCATCCAGGCCGCGCTGGAACGCGTCATGCGCGGCCGTACCAGCATCATCATCGCCCACCGCCTCAGCACCATCGAACACTGCGACCGCATCGTCGTGATGCGCAAGGGCCGCATCGTCGAGCAGGGCAGCCACCGCCAGCTGCTCGACAAGGGCGGCTACTACGCCCGCCTGCACCGCCTCCAGTACGCGCAGGGGGACGCCGCCGACTGA